The DNA window GAGACAATAACGGGGCCTCTTTGTGGTTGCGGCAGGGAAAGGACCTGACCAGGTATTCTGTCGGCGTGAAGCGCCTCCGTGCTGACCTTTGGCCAGGTGGGAGTGCAGTTGTCAGTGCGCGACAGGTGTTGCTCACGTGTTGTCAGGGGAATGCAATAGCAGCAACCTCATATGCGGCATAGGATTTGCGATTCTGTGAGTATGTCAACGAATTTCAGGACCACTGTGACCGCGTGATCCAGGACCACCGGATACGTTGCTGGCCGATACCAGCGAAGCGTCCCTGAACGAGACGAACAGCGGTGGCATGCCCGGCGGAGATGCTGTCCGAAGCGGCTGCAGCCGTGGTCCATCGGAGCCGGCACCGAGGATCTAGTCACCTTTTTCGGACGGGATAGCCCAGACGCTCCAGGCACTGAAAAACATCGTATGGGTGTTGGGTGAGGAACCCCCAAGGCATGTTTTCCTCGGGGCGAGGAGATTCAACGTCTCTGTCATTCGAATAACTCGAAGGGGGTTGAAGGAGGGGCCCGATGGGTACCCGAGGTTGAGGCCGCTGACCGCGGAGCGCAGAATTACTGCCGCTCCCGCCTCTCACGCGCGTCCTATCAGCTCGGCCACGCGATCGAGTTCCTCCTCCTGATTGTAGAAATGTACCGCCAGTCGAATCCTGCCGGCACGGACCGAAGCCACTACGTTGGCTTGGCTGAACCGGGCCATTACCGCTTCGGTGTCGCTTACGGGGACGGAGACGATGGTAGAGCGCTGCTGGTCAGGGAATGGGTGGAAGGAGGATCTCTCCGCCGCCAGCGCGCCCTGCAGGCGTCGGGCCAGCCGGGCATTGCGTTCGAGAAGAGCACTGATTCCGAACCGGCGGAAGATACCGAGCGCCGCCTGATCGGCCAGGGCAGGAAACCACGCCAGGGAGGCGTCCAGCTTCGACGCCGTGGGCGACAGGTCCATGGCAGGTCCGTAGAAGCTCTCGGCCGGCTTCCGGGCGGCCTTCCAGCCAGGAACGATGGGTTGGAGGCGGTCGAGCAGCTCGCGGCGGACATAGAGGTAGCCCATGCCCCTTGATCCGAGAAGGAACTTGTGGCTGGCGGCCGCCAGGAAATCCATGCCGTCGCGCACCACATCAAGCGGCACCGCGCCGGCCGCCTGGCAGGCGTCGACGAAGAACCAGGCGCCGGAACTGGCAGCGACCCGGCTGAGCGCTGCCAGATCGGCCCGGTACCCGTTGGCCGAATGCACGGCGCTCACGGCTATCAGCCGGGTCCGGCCGTCGGCGGCTTGGCTAAACGTCTCGGCCGTCACTCCGTTCCCAGCCGGCGCCACGGTGCGGACCCGGTAGCCGCGCTCCCGGAGCAGGAGCCAAGGATAGTAGTTCGAGGCGAATTCGTTCTCGGCGACCACGATATTCTCGCCGCGCTTCGCGGGCGGCAGGTTGGCCGCCACAATCCCCGCCGCTGTGCTCACGGCCGGAACGATGGCGATCTCCCCGGCCGTGGCACCGACAATCTCCGCGAACATGGCGCGGGCGTCCTCCCCTGCTCGCTCGGCTTCCATCCAGTCGAACCGGCCGGCGGACCAGCGCTCGACCGCTCGTTCGTAGGCCTTCCTTGCGGGGGCGCAGCCGACGTTCATGCTGGCCGTGTTGAGGTAAATGGTGTCTTTGAGTCCAGGAAAGAGCTCGCGTATGTCCGCGGCTTGCATATCTGTGACAGCCCTCCCCGATCGTCATTGATCCTGCGGCGCCCCAGCCCGACAGGCACAAGGGTGCTCCGGCGCCGACCGAGCTGTCAATGCTCTGATGGCGAGTATTCAAGTTCGTCTGTTGCGGCTCCGAATCCGGTGAGGGCGTCGGCTCGTTTCGCACACATGACTTACGGAAGCGACCTCTACCCCCGCGGCGGCAACCTGTACGCCAGCAGGACCGAGATCGAGACGGCCATCGAGCTCACCATCGGTGACGCGACAGAGACATACTTCGTCTATACGCGCGAAGAAGCCGACGCCCTGCCGGACCGCGAAACCATCCTCACTCCCGGCGGCATCACGTTCCGCAAATGGGACGACTACGACGAACCGGGCGTCGCCGTCTGGACGCGCTGGCTGAACGACCCGATCCGCACCGACGGACGCGACAAGACCCTGCGCTTCCTCGCCAAAGTTCTCAACACCGCGCCCGGAAACCGCCGATGTTTGAGAAGTCCACGACACCGCCCGCGCCACCATCCTCATGGCCAAGGACATCAATGACTCCTTGAACCAGCATCACATCAACACCAGCCACCTGCTGCTCAGCATCACTGGAGGCGTCGCCTCAAAGCCGCCATGGTAGAACCCGCCAGGCGTTTCCCCGAAGGCCGAGGCAGTGATCGCCGCCCGGACCACTGCCGAAGCAATTCATGATCAGACCGTCCCGACCCTGGAGCGCGGTACTGGCACCAACCCGAACCACGTTCCGTTCGCGCCCAACGTGAAGCTGGCCCTCGAGTTCGCTCTCCGGTCCTCCTTGATGCTCGGCGACAACCACATCGGCCCCGAGCAACTGCTCGCCGGTCTGAGCTCGCGACGTGAAGGACGTGCCCGACACGCCGATAGCTGCTTTTCCAGACAGATGTCGCAGTATAGAAATGCGACGTGCCCGACAGCCCCTTTGGGCCCAACAGAACCGGTACTTCCCCGAATTAACCGAAGCCATCGCGGCCGCCGTCCCGCCAGAGTGCGTGGTCGACGGCGAAGCCGTGATCTGGTCCGGTGACCAGCTGGACTTCTCCGCCTTGCAGCAACGTCTGGGAGCCAGCCCGAAAGCACTTCCCGGACTGGTCCGGGAGGCGCCTGCCAACTACGTCGCGTTCGACGTCCTTGCGGTGGCCGGACATGATGCCTGGGACCTGCCGCTGCACCAGCGCCGGACGCTGTTGGAAGAACTCGCCACCGGCTGGGAGCCTCCGCTGTCCCTCTCCCCTACCACCACCGACCCCGACGTCGCCGCACAGTGGTTTGAAGAGCTGCCGCGCACAGGGATCGAAGGGCTGATCATCAAAGGCACAGACCAGCCATACACCCCAGGGGTCCGCTCGTGGCTGAAGCTGAAGCACCGGGAAACCGTGGAGGTCGTCTGCGGGGCGGTGATTGGACCGATCACCCGACCCTCCGAGGTCGTGGCCGGGCTGGTCCTGGACGGTGAGCTGCGGATCGTCGGCCGCTCCAGCCCGCTGAAAGGAGCAGAGGCCCGGGAACTGGCGCGCTGGCTGCGACCGCCCCCGCGGCCATCATCCCTGGCCCGCCACCGTGAAAGGCACGACGCTGGACAGGTTCAACCGGGACAAGGAACCTGTCGTCCTCACACTGGTCGAACCGGCGGTCGTGGAAGTCTCGGCCGACACGGCCTGGTCGGGCCGCTCCTTCCGGCACGCACCCCGCTTGCTCCGGGTACGTCCGGAGTTGCATCCGGATGACGTCATCCCGCCCGAGAGCCTAAAGCCTCAGTTAGGTGGCACCAGCACTGAGTCGTAGGGCACCCATCCGGCGGCGGCAACCGCCGCAGCTGGCGACGTCCGTATCTCTCGCCGATCACTTCCATGATGTGGCCGCGCAATGCAGCGTGGGTGACTCCGAGGGTGTCGAGGCCTGGTCGGCCAGTTCTTTGTCACCGGTGAGCGTGAGCAGCAGTTGTTGGGCGCCGACGTAGTTGTGGTTCAGCCCGTGGGTCTCCTCTTGGGAGAGGACGAGAGTGCGGCGGGCAGAGCCGCTGAAGCGTTCGAACACGGTGGTCCTTCCGGTCGAGCAGAGTGGCTGGCCATCATGTGTGTGGAGAGCAGCGCCAGCCTCCCCACGGGCGGGTCCACGGGAGTGTGTCAAAGTTGCGCAGACATGGCGGTAGGGCTGTCTCAATCTTGAGACTGTCGCCCTACACTGAATGCCGTGAGTTCAGAGTCTCCGCGCGGTCGATCCCTCAGTTCGCCGATGATTGCAGTCATCGCCGTGGGCGCGGTCCTTGTGCTGGTGATTGCCGTTGTTGTCGGCTTTCGGATCGGTCAGTCCGTGCTGACGGGCGCCCCGTAAAGTGCAGTGTCGACGGCTGCTGCTTCGTCACCCGTAGCCGTGCCGTCCGGCACGCCAACTGTTGAGAGCGAGCCGACGGAAAGCCCGGAACCGAAGCCGGTTATCACCAGCGCAACGCCGACCGCGCCCAGGCCGACGTTGGTGCCGGAGACACCAACTCTGCCGGTGACACAAACGCCACTGCCGGAAGTGTCCTTCGCTGAAGTCCAGCCACCGCCGCCCCCGCCCCCGACTGAAGCACCTGAACAACTTCCCCCTGGTCCGCCCAGCCCAAGCCCGGAGCCAACGTGTCCTGCCGACAAGGGAATGACGCTGACGATCGTCAAAGCCGAACTTGATCCGATCGCTACCAGTGCTTCCCACGACGTGTTCCGGCTGACCTTCGTCCTGGACAACAAGTTCTCGGTACCGGTCAGCATCCGGGTTGGTAGTGAAACGCTTAGGGCCACCGCCGTCCGGGCTGATGGTGCGGAGATGGGGACAGGAGATGTCCCCCTCTCCGAAATATACGAAGAAGTACCGCCCGGCCGGAAGACCTTCGCGATGGAAGGCAGCGACTACGTGATGACGCAACAAACCTCCGGTTCGTCGATTGCGTCCTTCAAACTCAGCGGCTCCGCGTGGCTAGACACCAACACCTGGGACATCGAAAACTCAATGTCTTGCGACTACAAGGGCCTCTCCTTCGGCAAGCCGCTGCAGGGATACTGGGCCAGCAGCTGAACCACCGTGTACTGGAGGGCGGGCTGCCCGTCAGTTGGCGCGGGTGCGCAGCTCGAAGTCGGCTCGCTCCGGCTGGACGCAGTACGCGGTGAGAATCTCCAGTGCTTCGGTGGCCTGCGCGTGTGCTCGTCGAATCCGTCGTAAGCCCGGGCTGTTTCCTCTCGGCGCCTCTCGGCCATGAGGAGTACCCCAGAGTCCACTTGACGGTCGGCGCTCAGTCGGCCGTCTCGATGAGCTCAGGCCCGTTGTTCCGGACGCTGTTCACTCTCGTGCTGACAATCCTTGGCGTCAGAGTCGGCTCAGGCAGGGAGTCCAGCAGGTGCTGGACGTCGTTCTTGTCAGTAAGGTCCGGGTCGAGCCACTCAGCGAAGCGGTCCCGCGGGATGATGACCGGGGAACGGTCGTGGACATGCCCCAGGGCGTCCTGCGTGGTGGTGGTCAGCACCGTGCAGCTGAGCAGCCACCGTGCCGGGTCATCCTCAGGCAGCTGTGGATCAGCCCAGAACTCGTACAGGCCGGCGAAGCCCAGCAAAGGCTCGTTCTCGGAGTACAGGTAGTTCGGGATCTTCTTGCCGTCCTCGGTCTTCTGCCACTCAAAGTAACCGTCCGCAGGTACGATTGCCCGGCGTTTCACGGCCGCCTTGCGGAACGACGGCTTTTCCAGGATGGTCTCGCTGCGGGCATTGATCAGTTTGTTGCCGATCTTGATGTCCTTGGCCCAGGACGGCACCAAGCCCCATTGGGCTACGAGCAGATGCCGCTCGATGGTGCCCTCATCCAGCCGCTCTGCCACTATCGGCACATCCTGGGTGGGTGCCACATTCCAGCTCGGCGGGGGAGGCGTGCCCTCCACCTCCTTGGCATCGAAGTAGCTCAGAAGGTCCCCGGTGGCCTTGGACATCACATATCTGCCGCACATGAAGCCATTCTGCCTGACGCGGCCCCCGCTGCCAGGTAGCCGCGCGAATAAGGATCAGCTCTTGGCCCTCCTCCAGGAGTGCGCGAAGGTTCTCGCGTGCTTCGTCGTAGGTCGCGCCTTATGCTTCGATGTGTACGTAGCTGCCGTCGGGATTAGTGATGGTGCCGGTAAGTGTCGCCGCATGATTTTATTTGGAATATCTACGGTTCCGAATAACGGACCATGCCAGGAGCAAGGCCAGAACTCTCCCCGGGCGAGGTCATCCTCCCGGAGCGACAGAAAACCCGCCCGGCCCCCCATCGTAGGCGGAGTTGCGGCAACTTAGCAGGGCCCGGTTCTTCGACGCGATGAACGTAGCGAAATTTCCGGACACATCACGCTGGACACACGAACGACCTACAACTCGCTGGACACGAGGAGCTTTGGCACCTCGCTCATGAGCGTTACCTGTCTCCGATCACCCGCGGTTTTTCCGAGAGCCCCCGGAGCTCTGCCGCTGTTCGCCTCCGGTCCCTATTCAGTTCGATGCACAACCAAATTTCAGCAACGAGCAGAACCGCATAGGGACCCAGGGCGGCAACGATCTCCCACCACTCAGCCGGAGCAGTGTGCACGATGATGTAGATAGGTTCGGACGGCAGCGAGTTAGCCACGTGGCAAGCCTAACGTTGCGCATCCTCATCGTGCTAGATCTTCTGCCACCCACTCAGCCTCATCAGTGCGCGACCAGAGCTGCAGATTTACAAGGCCATCCAGGGTGAGGCGGATTATCCAACTCGGAAGTCAACACACGGCGCCGCGGCCGGCTTCCTGTCCTTCCGCTGCAAGAGGCATCGAAGCCTAGGTGATGGTCGCCGCCGTCGGCGGATGACCCGTACTCTTATCCCGAGCGGCAACCGGCCCCACCCCGGTCCGCACAGCGGTCCACCCCGGTGGTCCACCGCGGTCCCGAGGCAACCTTCGCCCCGCGACGGACACGCGCGAACCATTTTGAATGAACCACAAAAGGACCACCCGTAGACCACCAGAGGGCCGCCCCCATCAGTGAGCGGCGATGCGCAGGCCCTTGCCCGGGGCCTGCGGAGGCAGGGCTTCAGCGATGATGGGGACGTGCCTACATTTCCGATCACGAAAGCCCGCCCCGCCGACGCCGTGCCGGCAAGACGCATGGGATACAACCTTTCCGCCGAGAAACTGCTGCTGCATACGATTCAGCCGCAGGAGGTGTTCGACGAGTTGCTATCCACAGGGGTGTTCGTGTCGGATCCGTCCCGGGTTGAGCCCCTGCACGCCGACGCCTACGCCTGGCTGTACCGGCAGATGGCTTCACGACTGAACACCGCAGGTGACGGGGCGGTCTGGTTCCGGGCACAAATCAGGCGCCAGGAGCTCGTGGAACTGTGTGCGGATTCTGCGCACGTCTCGAGCGTCTCTTCGAGGAAGTAGATGGCCGTGTCGG is part of the Arthrobacter sp. KBS0703 genome and encodes:
- a CDS encoding aminotransferase class V-fold PLP-dependent enzyme, which translates into the protein MQAADIRELFPGLKDTIYLNTASMNVGCAPARKAYERAVERWSAGRFDWMEAERAGEDARAMFAEIVGATAGEIAIVPAVSTAAGIVAANLPPAKRGENIVVAENEFASNYYPWLLLRERGYRVRTVAPAGNGVTAETFSQAADGRTRLIAVSAVHSANGYRADLAALSRVAASSGAWFFVDACQAAGAVPLDVVRDGMDFLAAASHKFLLGSRGMGYLYVRRELLDRLQPIVPGWKAARKPAESFYGPAMDLSPTASKLDASLAWFPALADQAALGIFRRFGISALLERNARLARRLQGALAAERSSFHPFPDQQRSTIVSVPVSDTEAVMARFSQANVVASVRAGRIRLAVHFYNQEEELDRVAELIGRA
- a CDS encoding ATP-dependent DNA ligase; translation: MRRARQPLWAQQNRYFPELTEAIAAAVPPECVVDGEAVIWSGDQLDFSALQQRLGASPKALPGLVREAPANYVAFDVLAVAGHDAWDLPLHQRRTLLEELATGWEPPLSLSPTTTDPDVAAQWFEELPRTGIEGLIIKGTDQPYTPGVRSWLKLKHRETVEVVCGAVIGPITRPSEVVAGLVLDGELRIVGRSSPLKGAEARELARWLRPPPRPSSLARHRERHDAGQVQPGQGTCRPHTGRTGGRGSLGRHGLVGPLLPARTPLAPGTSGVASG
- a CDS encoding SOS response-associated peptidase; this translates as MCGRYVMSKATGDLLSYFDAKEVEGTPPPPSWNVAPTQDVPIVAERLDEGTIERHLLVAQWGLVPSWAKDIKIGNKLINARSETILEKPSFRKAAVKRRAIVPADGYFEWQKTEDGKKIPNYLYSENEPLLGFAGLYEFWADPQLPEDDPARWLLSCTVLTTTTQDALGHVHDRSPVIIPRDRFAEWLDPDLTDKNDVQHLLDSLPEPTLTPRIVSTRVNSVRNNGPELIETAD